The Vidua chalybeata isolate OUT-0048 unplaced genomic scaffold, bVidCha1 merged haplotype W_reject_25, whole genome shotgun sequence genome window below encodes:
- the LOC128783195 gene encoding olfactory receptor 6M1-like, whose product MIPLGFAMFLSQQDELEFSMGPENETAVTEFILEGFPELDPRLQLFFSRVLLLMYLTTVMGNATIIFLVCVDHQLQSPMYFFISNLAFLEICFTSSTSIKLFVMLSSGQNTLSRSSCFAQNYFYFALGCTEFILLVVMSFERYVAICQPLLHAAIMKPQLCVHLVVAAWLLGFALLSYRLFFLSELSFCGFKIPHFLCDNSPLFRLSCSDTSLLWKIDSVFLPCVVLGSLCLTLAFYTCILFCVLHLPAASGRKKALTTCSSHLITFSIAYGSCIALYTCPAEDVSLRTNRIVALLNTVLYPFLNPFIYSLRNKSVILALNKSIARARTKLFP is encoded by the coding sequence ATGATACCACTTGGTTTTGCCATGTTCCTGTCTCAGCAGGATGAGCTGGAATTCAGCATGGgaccagaaaatgaaacagcagttACTGAGTTCATCCTAGAGGGTTTCCCAGAGCTTGATCCGAGACTGCAGCTATTTTTCTCTCGGGTCCTTCTGCTCATGTACCTGACAACAGTGATGGGGAATGCAACCATCATTTTCCTCGTGTGTGTGGATCACCAGCTGCAAAGCCCCATGTACTTTTTCATCAGCAACCTGGCCTTCCTGGAGATCTGCTTTACATCCTCCACAAGCATCAAATTGTTTGTCATGCTGAGCTCTGGTCAGAACACTCTCTCACGAAGCAGCTGCTTTGCCcaaaactatttctattttgCCCTGGGCTGCACAGAGTTCATCCTGCTCGTTGTCATGTCCTTTGAGCGCTATGTTGCCATCTGCCAACCTTTGCTCCATGCTGCCATCATGAAGCCTCAGCTCTGTGTCCACCTGGTTGTTGCTGCTTGGCTCCTCGGCTTTGCCCTGCTGAGCTACCGGCTGTTCTTCCTCTCGGAGCTGTCTTTCTGTGGCTTCAAGATCCCCCATTTCCTTTGTGACAACTCCCCCTTGTTCAGACTGTCCTGCTCTGACACCAGCCTGCTTTGGAAAATAGACTCTGTCTTCTTACCGTGTGTCGTGCTGGGTTCCTTATGTTTGACTCTGGCATTTTACACCTGCatccttttctgtgttctgcatcttccagcagcctctgggaggAAGAAAGCCTTGACTACGTGTTCTTCCCATCTCATCACCTTCTCCATTGCCTATGGGAGCTGCATTGCTCTCTACACGTGTCCTGCAGAAGATGTTTCCTTGAGGACCAACAGAATTGTAGCTCTGCTCAACACAGTCCTGTACCCATTCTTAAATCCATTCATCTACAGCCTTCGGAACAAATCTGTGATCCTGGCCCTGAACAAATCCATTGCCAGGGCAAGAACAAAGCTTTTCCCCTAA